A DNA window from Paenibacillus sp. HWE-109 contains the following coding sequences:
- a CDS encoding mannose-1-phosphate guanylyltransferase, with translation MTTTCLIMAGGKGERFWPRSRVNLPKQFLNISGNKSMIQQTIERLLTFIPIEQIFIITNELYAELIKAQIPNLPVDNILIEPVGRNTAPCVGLASIIIEEKFPDSSMIVIPSDHIIKNEEEFVKILQTAVVVSKLGENLVTLGISPTYAETGYGYIESTSEAVEINTTTVYKVNRFVEKPDKDKADSYLKAGNYYWNSGIFVWRTAVIREYIKNLMPELHDLLETMKAAFEFREKKDVIRAEFSKMPDQSIDYGIMEKADDIYVIPCVLGWDDVGSWTSLERIDELDENGNVIRGNTLNIDTKRCIIESNGKLIATLGVEDLIIVETDDVTLICKKDKAQEIKSLIKELKIQKLEQYL, from the coding sequence ATGACTACTACTTGTTTGATTATGGCTGGAGGTAAAGGTGAGCGTTTTTGGCCTCGAAGCCGTGTGAATTTACCAAAGCAATTTTTAAATATTTCCGGTAATAAATCCATGATTCAGCAAACCATTGAACGATTGTTAACATTTATTCCAATAGAGCAGATATTTATTATTACGAATGAGTTATATGCGGAATTAATTAAAGCACAAATACCAAATCTTCCAGTTGATAATATTCTAATTGAACCTGTCGGTCGTAATACAGCTCCCTGTGTTGGCCTAGCTTCGATAATCATTGAAGAGAAATTCCCAGACAGTTCTATGATTGTAATTCCTTCTGATCATATTATTAAAAATGAGGAGGAATTCGTCAAAATTTTACAGACTGCAGTTGTGGTGAGCAAACTTGGAGAGAACTTAGTTACACTAGGTATAAGTCCAACTTATGCGGAAACTGGATATGGATATATAGAAAGTACAAGTGAAGCGGTTGAGATTAATACTACTACTGTATATAAGGTCAATCGATTTGTTGAGAAGCCTGATAAGGATAAGGCGGATAGTTATTTAAAAGCAGGAAATTATTATTGGAATAGTGGAATATTTGTGTGGAGAACAGCTGTCATTCGTGAGTACATTAAAAATTTAATGCCGGAATTACATGATTTGTTAGAGACAATGAAAGCAGCTTTCGAATTCAGAGAAAAAAAAGATGTGATTCGTGCAGAGTTTTCAAAAATGCCTGACCAATCCATTGATTACGGAATTATGGAAAAGGCAGATGACATCTATGTTATACCTTGTGTTCTCGGATGGGACGATGTAGGCAGTTGGACTTCACTTGAACGGATAGATGAACTCGATGAGAATGGAAATGTTATAAGAGGTAATACATTAAACATAGATACCAAACGGTGTATTATTGAAAGTAATGGTAAACTTATTGCTACACTAGGGGTTGAAGATCTTATTATTGTCGAAACTGATGATGTGACTTTGATTTGTAAAAAAGATAAAGCGCAGGAAATAAAGTCTTTAATTAAAGAATTGAAAATTCAAAAACTAGAGCAATATCTGTAA
- a CDS encoding DegT/DnrJ/EryC1/StrS family aminotransferase, which produces MKVIKNIPLAGPVLNGNEKKYVMDCIDTGWISSNGKYVTEFENKFADFCNVEHALSCANGTVALHLPLLAYGIKEGDEIIVPTLTYIATANAVKYCGATPVLVDCESNTWNMDPNRIEEKITDKTKGIIVVHLYGHPVDMDSIMEIAKKYSLFVIEDAAEAHGAEYKGNKVGSIGDVGTFSFFGNKIISTGEGGMITTNNSELAAKMKLLRGQGMDPQRRYWFNVVGYNYRMTNVQAAIGLGQLENIDWHLDKRKTVANEYIKEFFPFTDLFTMQPEMSWATHSYWMVSILLTDKVKISRDEMMSLLATDGIETRPLFYPMHQLPPYYEDSTYPNADRISIRGFNIPTNAELSSSDLRYISDRLVYHCKNNV; this is translated from the coding sequence ATGAAAGTAATTAAAAATATTCCATTGGCAGGACCTGTTCTTAATGGAAATGAAAAAAAATATGTTATGGATTGTATTGATACTGGCTGGATATCATCTAATGGGAAATATGTAACTGAGTTCGAAAATAAGTTTGCTGATTTTTGTAATGTTGAGCATGCTCTGTCTTGCGCAAATGGAACAGTTGCATTACATTTACCTTTGCTTGCTTATGGAATAAAAGAAGGTGATGAGATAATTGTTCCGACACTAACATATATTGCAACAGCAAATGCAGTTAAATATTGTGGTGCAACGCCTGTATTGGTAGATTGTGAATCTAATACATGGAATATGGACCCAAATAGAATTGAGGAAAAAATAACTGATAAAACTAAAGGTATAATTGTGGTTCATCTTTATGGTCATCCGGTTGATATGGATTCTATAATGGAAATCGCTAAGAAATACAGCCTTTTTGTAATAGAAGATGCAGCTGAAGCACACGGTGCAGAATATAAGGGCAATAAAGTTGGTTCGATAGGGGATGTAGGGACATTTAGTTTTTTTGGTAATAAAATTATATCTACTGGAGAAGGAGGAATGATCACTACAAATAACTCTGAATTAGCAGCTAAGATGAAGCTACTGCGGGGTCAGGGAATGGATCCTCAAAGAAGATATTGGTTTAATGTTGTAGGCTATAATTATCGCATGACCAATGTGCAAGCAGCGATTGGTTTAGGACAATTAGAAAATATTGATTGGCACTTGGATAAAAGAAAAACTGTAGCAAATGAATATATTAAAGAATTTTTTCCATTTACTGATTTATTCACTATGCAACCTGAGATGTCCTGGGCAACTCATTCATATTGGATGGTATCGATTTTACTTACAGATAAAGTGAAAATAAGTAGAGATGAGATGATGAGTCTGCTTGCAACTGATGGGATAGAAACAAGACCGTTATTCTACCCAATGCACCAACTGCCTCCTTATTATGAAGATTCTACTTACCCTAACGCTGATCGTATATCAATCCGAGGGTTTAATATCCCCACTAATGCAGAACTTAGTTCATCAGATTTAAGATATATAAGTGATAGATTAGTTTACCATTGTAAAAATAATGTTTAG
- the gmd gene encoding GDP-mannose 4,6-dehydratase, whose protein sequence is MTKRALITGITGQDGSYLADLLLEKGYKVYGMRRRTSIPIMENIQHIENEIEFINGDLLDVSSLINAVKISNPDEVYNLAAQSFVGTSWDQPLLTGQVTAIGVANILEAVRIVKPEARFYQASSSEMFGKVVETPQTETTPLYPRSPYGAAKVYGHWMTVNYRESFDMFASSGILFNHESPRRGVEFVTRKITNAVARIKLGLQSELRLGNLDALRDWGYAKDYVECMWLMLQQELPDDFVIATGEMHSVREFCEIAFSYVGLNYQNHVVTDPKFFRAAEVDLLLGDPTKAIQKLGWSPQKTTFKELVHLMVDSDLQRVKHANNYITNVGSIV, encoded by the coding sequence ATGACAAAGCGTGCACTTATTACGGGAATAACAGGACAAGACGGATCTTATCTGGCTGATTTATTGTTAGAAAAAGGCTATAAAGTATATGGAATGCGTAGAAGAACTAGTATACCCATTATGGAAAATATCCAACATATTGAAAATGAAATTGAGTTTATTAACGGTGATTTACTCGATGTAAGCTCATTAATTAATGCAGTGAAAATTTCTAATCCAGATGAGGTTTATAATTTAGCTGCTCAATCATTTGTTGGCACATCGTGGGATCAGCCTTTATTGACAGGTCAAGTTACAGCAATAGGTGTTGCAAACATTTTAGAGGCTGTACGTATTGTGAAACCAGAAGCTCGTTTTTACCAAGCCTCAAGCAGTGAAATGTTCGGGAAAGTAGTGGAAACGCCGCAGACTGAAACAACTCCACTATATCCAAGAAGCCCATATGGGGCAGCGAAAGTCTATGGTCATTGGATGACTGTGAATTACCGAGAAAGCTTTGATATGTTTGCTAGTTCAGGTATTTTATTTAATCATGAGTCGCCGCGGCGTGGTGTGGAGTTTGTAACAAGGAAAATTACAAATGCTGTGGCAAGAATTAAATTAGGACTTCAAAGCGAATTGCGCCTTGGAAATTTAGATGCATTAAGAGATTGGGGCTATGCTAAAGATTATGTTGAATGCATGTGGCTAATGCTTCAGCAAGAATTGCCGGATGATTTTGTAATAGCTACTGGTGAAATGCATTCAGTAAGAGAGTTTTGCGAGATCGCCTTTAGTTATGTGGGGTTAAACTACCAGAATCATGTTGTTACGGATCCTAAGTTCTTTAGAGCGGCAGAAGTAGATCTATTATTAGGAGATCCTACGAAAGCGATCCAAAAACTGGGTTGGAGTCCACAAAAAACGACATTTAAAGAACTTGTACATCTAATGGTCGATTCGGACTTACAACGAGTTAAACACGCGAATAACTATATAACTAACGTAGGAAGTATTGTTTAA
- a CDS encoding glycosyltransferase: MKKQLFRYLYKAASVLKPVLTRFLPARIIHYGKSILLKSAQPAMKNKEKLISTQASKGINLLGYARAEMGVGESCRLAANSINAAGIPFGIINFSGTSSSRMSDLTWASQEIEDPKYDVNVFHINAEQMPEINLLYGSSLFENRYNIGFWHWELPDFPDEWQENFKYVDEIWVPSTFVQNSISIKSPVPVIKIPHSIEVRITDYRSRSYYNLPSDSFLFLTMYDLMSLKERKNPNASIDAFKKAFGPEDMDVGLVIKVNGFVSDSEEMKSLNEMILDYKNIYLIIQTISRNDINALIKSCDCFISLHRSEGFGLGFAEAMFLGKPAIGTNWSSNTDFMNGKNSCLVDYELVQLGNDYGPYKAYQYWAEPNIQHASEYMLRLVNDSEYYNGIAQEGELFIKKFHSPSNIGDLIQKRLDHIYKWKFGG; this comes from the coding sequence ATGAAGAAACAATTATTTCGTTATTTGTATAAAGCAGCCAGTGTGTTAAAACCGGTATTAACTCGTTTTTTACCTGCACGAATTATACATTACGGTAAATCAATACTGTTGAAATCAGCTCAACCTGCAATGAAAAATAAAGAAAAATTAATAAGCACGCAAGCTTCAAAAGGAATAAATTTACTTGGCTATGCAAGAGCTGAGATGGGTGTCGGTGAGTCTTGCCGCTTAGCAGCCAATAGCATTAATGCTGCTGGAATTCCGTTCGGGATCATAAACTTCTCTGGAACCAGCAGTTCCAGAATGTCTGATTTAACGTGGGCTTCCCAAGAAATTGAAGATCCGAAGTACGATGTTAATGTTTTTCATATTAATGCGGAACAAATGCCAGAAATTAATTTACTATATGGGAGTTCATTGTTTGAAAATAGATATAATATTGGTTTTTGGCACTGGGAATTGCCCGATTTTCCTGATGAATGGCAAGAAAACTTCAAATATGTAGACGAGATATGGGTCCCATCGACTTTTGTTCAAAATTCGATTTCTATCAAAAGTCCTGTTCCCGTTATAAAGATTCCACACTCTATTGAAGTGAGGATTACTGACTATAGATCAAGATCCTATTATAATTTACCTAGTGATTCTTTTTTGTTTCTTACTATGTATGATTTAATGAGTCTTAAGGAACGCAAGAACCCAAATGCCTCCATCGATGCTTTTAAGAAAGCGTTTGGACCAGAAGATATGGATGTTGGATTAGTAATTAAAGTGAATGGATTTGTAAGTGATTCCGAAGAAATGAAGTCTCTAAATGAAATGATCCTTGATTATAAAAATATTTACTTAATTATTCAAACCATTAGCCGAAATGACATAAACGCACTTATTAAGAGTTGTGATTGTTTCATTTCATTACATAGGAGCGAAGGATTTGGACTTGGGTTTGCAGAGGCTATGTTTCTAGGAAAGCCAGCCATTGGTACGAATTGGTCATCAAACACTGATTTTATGAACGGGAAGAACTCATGTCTTGTAGATTATGAACTTGTTCAACTAGGAAATGATTATGGACCATACAAAGCGTATCAATATTGGGCTGAACCTAATATCCAACATGCAAGTGAATATATGCTAAGGTTAGTTAATGATTCTGAGTACTATAACGGAATAGCTCAAGAAGGAGAATTATTTATCAAAAAGTTCCACTCACCTTCAAATATTGGGGATTTGATTCAAAAAAGATTGGACCATATCTATAAATGGAAGTTCGGGGGTTGA
- a CDS encoding sugar phosphate nucleotidyltransferase has protein sequence MKGIILAGGTGSRLFPLTKVTNKHLLPVGKYPMIFHSVGKLKQADINDILIVTGKEHMGDVVNLLGSGREMGVTFTYKVQDEAGGIAQALDLAEHFVGNDQMVVILGDNVFEESIVLFVNNFRVQRNGAKILIQEVQDPQRYGVPELQGDKIISIEEKPKQPKSSYAVTGIYMYDSSVFKIVKTLKPSGRGELEITDVNNAYIEKNELTYDILQGWWTDAGTHASLSKANELAKDLYFGDDFGKLKL, from the coding sequence ATGAAAGGCATAATTCTAGCAGGTGGAACAGGCTCTCGATTGTTTCCACTAACTAAAGTAACTAATAAGCACTTGCTTCCTGTCGGAAAATATCCTATGATATTTCACTCTGTAGGCAAATTGAAACAAGCTGACATTAACGATATTCTGATTGTCACTGGCAAAGAACACATGGGCGATGTCGTTAACCTCCTAGGCAGTGGGCGGGAAATGGGGGTAACTTTCACGTATAAAGTTCAGGATGAAGCAGGTGGTATTGCTCAAGCACTAGATCTCGCTGAACATTTTGTAGGAAATGATCAGATGGTCGTTATATTAGGTGATAACGTATTTGAAGAAAGTATTGTTCTATTTGTAAACAATTTTAGGGTTCAACGCAATGGGGCGAAAATCCTTATTCAAGAAGTTCAAGATCCACAAAGATATGGAGTTCCAGAGTTGCAGGGAGACAAGATTATCTCTATTGAAGAAAAGCCTAAACAACCGAAAAGCAGCTACGCGGTAACTGGGATCTACATGTATGACAGTTCTGTTTTTAAGATAGTTAAGACACTGAAGCCATCAGGCCGCGGCGAGCTTGAGATCACAGATGTTAATAACGCATACATTGAAAAAAATGAGCTGACTTACGATATCCTTCAAGGCTGGTGGACTGATGCGGGTACACATGCTTCATTATCAAAAGCAAATGAGTTGGCGAAAGATTTGTATTTCGGAGATGATTTTGGAAAACTCAAACTGTAA
- a CDS encoding ABC transporter ATP-binding protein → MDKWYIKLENVNLYYPSHIYNATTIKKEVFAWLKLEKKKEDLDNVHALKNFSLTVKQGEKLGIIGHNGAGKSTLLKTIAGIFPIQSGSLKVNGEIRSLFDLSLGFDLESTGRENIMYRGLLLGETPRTIREKEQEIIDFAGLGDFIDYPIRAYSAGMLVRLAFAISTSIEGEILLLDEVIGAGDASFTAKAKERMTELMNKAKILVLVSHDLSTVKEICDRVILIKQGQIIKDGEPEEVIKFYKQML, encoded by the coding sequence ATGGACAAATGGTATATAAAACTTGAAAATGTAAATTTGTATTATCCGTCACATATATACAATGCAACAACAATAAAAAAAGAAGTTTTTGCATGGTTAAAGTTAGAGAAAAAAAAAGAAGATCTAGATAATGTTCATGCTCTTAAGAATTTCAGTTTGACAGTGAAGCAAGGAGAAAAACTAGGGATTATTGGTCACAATGGAGCAGGGAAAAGTACTCTTTTGAAGACAATAGCTGGTATATTTCCGATTCAGTCGGGTTCATTAAAAGTGAATGGTGAGATACGTTCTTTATTTGACTTGTCTCTAGGTTTTGATCTAGAGTCGACTGGTAGAGAGAATATCATGTATCGAGGTCTTCTATTGGGTGAAACTCCAAGAACAATAAGAGAGAAAGAACAAGAAATCATTGATTTTGCAGGGCTCGGGGATTTTATTGACTATCCTATTCGAGCATATTCTGCGGGTATGTTGGTTCGTTTGGCATTTGCTATATCTACTTCTATTGAAGGAGAAATTCTTCTGCTCGATGAAGTTATAGGTGCTGGAGATGCTTCTTTTACTGCCAAGGCAAAAGAAAGAATGACAGAACTTATGAACAAGGCTAAAATACTTGTGCTTGTTTCACACGATCTTTCCACAGTCAAGGAAATATGTGATCGGGTTATATTAATAAAACAAGGACAAATTATTAAAGATGGAGAGCCTGAAGAAGTAATAAAATTTTATAAACAAATGCTATAA
- a CDS encoding ABC transporter permease, which translates to MSEYIRKIYRTRYFWTHLVYAELKNKFRRSKLGFLWVFMNPLLLTLLMTTVFGTVFKTSFGDYAPYILSGIIVWNVISSSIIGGGNSILSGEQYIRQFNHPIVIYTLRSSLVITITFVIEMLSLVIWIIFLNPQNIILGIITFPLTVFLYFLVSWSTTTIAGFINAKYRDYPQVMALIIQALWYVSPVFFKTEMFTTNPVLKNFLNMNPVTHVLALIRNPFLLGVMPTPSDYGFTIGVVFILTIVACWITYKNQDKIIFYF; encoded by the coding sequence TTGAGCGAATATATCAGGAAAATTTATCGAACAAGGTATTTTTGGACGCATCTCGTTTATGCAGAATTAAAAAATAAATTCAGGCGTTCAAAACTAGGGTTTCTTTGGGTTTTTATGAATCCATTGTTGCTCACTCTTCTTATGACAACCGTTTTTGGGACTGTTTTTAAAACGTCTTTTGGTGATTATGCTCCTTATATTTTGTCAGGCATAATTGTTTGGAATGTTATCAGTTCATCAATTATCGGAGGTGGAAATTCGATATTATCTGGTGAACAGTATATTCGTCAATTTAATCATCCAATAGTAATATATACATTGAGATCGTCTTTGGTGATTACAATTACATTTGTTATTGAAATGTTATCCCTAGTGATATGGATTATTTTTTTGAACCCTCAAAACATAATTCTAGGGATAATAACATTTCCATTAACAGTGTTCCTATATTTTCTTGTGTCATGGTCTACTACTACAATAGCGGGGTTTATAAATGCTAAATACCGAGATTATCCACAAGTAATGGCTTTGATTATTCAAGCTCTCTGGTATGTTTCTCCTGTGTTTTTTAAAACAGAAATGTTTACAACAAATCCAGTATTGAAAAATTTTCTAAATATGAATCCAGTAACGCATGTATTAGCTTTAATTAGGAACCCTTTTTTGTTGGGGGTTATGCCCACTCCAAGTGACTATGGTTTCACGATTGGGGTTGTTTTTATACTAACCATTGTAGCCTGTTGGATAACATACAAAAATCAAGATAAAATCATTTTTTATTTTTAA
- a CDS encoding glycosyltransferase has product MKIGIFLTYKPNTVLTSEGLGRYLASLVKGFVDTDNEVVIACPEWLENTLNLLFEDYRINKKSVTLVTVSQPISIRFMMLLGKRKKQERKSKGKIKRLVSNLLFETLNNVLSITNAILFFTVLLVGVILVTGLLPFFLVSLIIVLIMQLIRKFIKRPKDKFNLYMNRTFIKKIVISVLLRIFTWTQKPGYSLYEAVINKNIEKLINKINLIEPVDIWYSPNAFPTMFEKINGVKVINVPDLVTAVYPQRFLDMSPLLQTEKIRNVIKSSSYFITYSSYIKKTIVIDDFMKKDENIKVIEHATNDLSSYIDIYSNSKHLDYPYNVNFVFARQQLNLLKVKASLPILPHIHEYVANLNFKDVKYIFYSSQIRPHKNIINLLKAYEYVLRRKFKQVKLILTGKYSADEEVKKFILEKRLQYDVLSFSNVSSQMLACLYACAELVVNPTLYEGGFPFTLTEGLSVGTPSVMSRIPQVLEKLGDEDSEDYLFDPYNWKDIAEKIIYGLENKDNLYERQNKIYQKMKERTITVMAHEYVDAFKYFIDKSAHQKD; this is encoded by the coding sequence ATGAAAATAGGGATATTTCTAACTTATAAACCCAATACAGTATTAACAAGTGAGGGTCTTGGTAGATATTTAGCTTCGCTAGTAAAAGGTTTTGTAGATACAGATAATGAAGTGGTGATTGCTTGCCCAGAATGGTTAGAGAATACGCTTAATCTTCTTTTTGAGGACTATAGGATTAACAAAAAAAGTGTTACGCTAGTAACAGTAAGTCAGCCTATTAGTATTAGGTTTATGATGTTGTTAGGAAAGCGTAAGAAGCAAGAGCGTAAGTCAAAGGGTAAAATAAAACGTTTAGTTTCAAATCTTCTTTTTGAAACTTTAAATAATGTGCTGTCTATTACAAATGCAATTTTGTTTTTTACTGTTCTCTTAGTAGGAGTTATATTAGTAACAGGATTGCTTCCCTTCTTTTTAGTTAGTTTAATTATCGTATTAATCATGCAATTGATTAGAAAGTTCATTAAAAGACCTAAAGATAAGTTTAATCTATATATGAATAGGACATTTATCAAAAAAATTGTAATTAGTGTATTATTACGAATTTTCACATGGACACAAAAGCCGGGTTACAGTTTGTATGAAGCGGTCATAAATAAAAATATTGAAAAACTTATAAACAAAATAAACTTAATAGAGCCAGTCGATATTTGGTATTCTCCGAATGCTTTTCCAACAATGTTTGAAAAAATCAATGGAGTAAAAGTTATAAATGTACCTGATTTAGTTACCGCGGTTTATCCGCAAAGATTTCTTGATATGAGTCCGTTACTTCAGACAGAGAAAATAAGGAATGTAATTAAAAGCTCTAGTTATTTTATAACATATTCGAGTTATATAAAAAAAACAATTGTGATAGATGACTTTATGAAAAAAGATGAAAATATTAAGGTAATTGAACATGCGACTAATGATTTATCCAGCTATATTGATATTTATTCCAATTCGAAACACCTCGATTATCCTTATAATGTTAATTTTGTTTTCGCTAGACAGCAGCTTAATTTATTAAAAGTTAAAGCTTCTTTGCCAATATTACCTCATATTCATGAGTATGTTGCTAATTTGAATTTTAAAGACGTAAAGTACATATTCTATTCTTCGCAGATAAGGCCTCATAAGAACATTATTAATCTTCTGAAGGCATATGAATATGTTTTGCGAAGAAAGTTTAAGCAAGTAAAGCTGATATTGACTGGTAAATACAGCGCTGATGAAGAAGTTAAAAAATTTATTCTTGAAAAAAGACTACAATACGATGTTTTAAGTTTTTCTAATGTATCCTCTCAAATGTTAGCTTGTTTATATGCGTGTGCAGAGCTAGTTGTAAACCCAACTTTGTATGAAGGGGGATTTCCATTTACACTCACAGAAGGTCTATCTGTAGGAACGCCGTCTGTGATGAGCAGAATACCACAAGTTCTAGAAAAATTAGGAGATGAGGATTCTGAAGATTATTTATTTGATCCATATAACTGGAAGGATATTGCAGAAAAGATTATCTACGGGCTAGAAAACAAAGATAATTTGTATGAGCGTCAAAACAAAATTTATCAAAAGATGAAAGAAAGAACAATAACTGTAATGGCTCACGAATATGTAGATGCTTTTAAATACTTTATTGACAAATCTGCTCACCAAAAGGATTGA
- a CDS encoding acetyltransferase — MEREKVVIIGGGGHAKVIIDIIQSTGTYEVIGFTSPIDVEKSLCCVPYLGNDSILPSLLKKKIKSFFVAIGENKLRKKLFEELVALGFAPINAISPFAHISSYAALGKGVVVMPGAVVSTGAVIGDNVIINTLAGIDHECDISSHVHVAPGASLAGCIKIGEGTFIGVGTKIIPEIKIGEWAVIGAGSVVISDIPANAKVVGVPAKKYI; from the coding sequence ATGGAACGTGAAAAAGTAGTCATTATAGGTGGAGGCGGGCATGCAAAAGTCATTATTGACATCATTCAAAGCACAGGTACTTATGAAGTTATTGGTTTCACTTCACCTATTGATGTTGAAAAAAGTTTGTGTTGTGTTCCATACTTAGGGAATGATTCGATTTTGCCATCTTTGTTGAAAAAAAAAATAAAATCATTTTTTGTTGCCATTGGCGAAAATAAATTACGAAAAAAATTGTTTGAGGAACTAGTTGCTCTTGGATTCGCACCTATAAATGCAATTAGTCCATTTGCGCATATATCATCGTATGCCGCTCTTGGAAAAGGTGTAGTTGTTATGCCTGGTGCTGTTGTAAGTACAGGCGCTGTTATAGGGGACAACGTAATTATTAATACCTTAGCTGGTATTGATCATGAATGCGATATTAGTTCACATGTCCATGTAGCACCAGGAGCATCACTGGCTGGATGTATTAAGATCGGAGAAGGTACGTTTATAGGAGTGGGTACAAAAATTATCCCCGAAATCAAGATTGGGGAATGGGCTGTTATTGGTGCAGGTTCCGTAGTTATATCAGACATTCCAGCGAATGCTAAGGTAGTTGGTGTGCCAGCAAAAAAATATATATAA
- a CDS encoding GDP-mannose 4,6-dehydratase codes for MKALITGISGFVGTYLSEKLLEYNYEVIGLSRSCPTSKYINCIPCDIQDSLKVEQVIKSCQPDEIYHLAGSGFIPLSYEKPIETYNTIVNGTLNLYEVVRKLDLDTKILYVSSAEVYGDGRGIAFNENDILRPNNPYAGAKACADLISEQYAKTYDMKILRARAFNHTGPRQTSEFVCSNFAKQISEMERVGRDTIRVGNIDVKRDFLDVRDVVNAYFLIMKLGISGEVYNVSSNNGVSIHELLNTLIAISNIKYPKIEIDDNKVREKEASVRIGDNTKLRCHTGWLPKYDLKDTMKDLLDYWRNRKISF; via the coding sequence ATGAAAGCTCTTATAACAGGAATAAGCGGATTTGTAGGAACGTATTTATCCGAAAAGTTATTAGAATATAATTACGAAGTCATAGGACTTTCTCGTTCTTGCCCTACTAGCAAATATATTAATTGCATTCCCTGTGATATTCAGGATTCTTTGAAAGTAGAGCAAGTAATCAAGTCATGTCAACCAGATGAGATTTATCATCTAGCAGGCTCTGGATTTATTCCGTTATCTTATGAAAAGCCGATCGAAACTTATAATACAATTGTAAATGGAACTCTTAATTTATATGAGGTTGTTAGAAAACTAGATCTTGATACAAAAATATTGTACGTTAGTTCTGCAGAGGTTTATGGTGATGGGAGAGGTATTGCATTTAATGAGAATGACATACTTCGCCCCAATAATCCTTATGCGGGAGCAAAAGCTTGCGCGGACCTAATAAGTGAACAATATGCTAAGACATATGATATGAAAATTCTACGTGCCCGCGCCTTTAATCATACTGGGCCGCGACAAACATCTGAATTTGTATGTTCTAATTTTGCAAAGCAAATATCTGAAATGGAACGTGTAGGTAGAGATACTATTAGAGTTGGAAATATTGATGTAAAACGGGATTTCCTTGATGTAAGAGATGTTGTAAATGCCTATTTTTTAATTATGAAATTAGGAATTAGTGGAGAAGTATACAATGTTTCTTCTAATAACGGGGTTTCTATTCACGAACTATTGAATACGTTAATCGCGATTTCAAATATTAAGTATCCAAAAATTGAAATAGATGATAATAAAGTAAGGGAGAAAGAAGCGTCTGTTCGGATAGGTGATAATACAAAATTACGATGTCATACAGGGTGGTTACCCAAATATGATCTTAAAGATACGATGAAAGATTTACTGGATTATTGGAGAAATAGAAAGATTAGTTTTTAA
- the rfbC gene encoding dTDP-4-dehydrorhamnose 3,5-epimerase — translation MNILSTKLEGLFIIEPDVHGDNRGFFMESYSSAKFAELGIDFPFVQDNHSLSMETGVLRGLHYQLNPKAQTKLVRVAAGAIYDVAVDIRKESSTFGQWVGIILSEANQRQLLVSQGFAHGFCTIVPNTQVLYKVDEYYSPEYDRGILWSDPALGIDWPTSKPILSDKDQKHPLLVDAEINF, via the coding sequence ATGAACATCTTATCAACTAAGCTAGAAGGACTATTTATTATAGAGCCCGATGTCCACGGTGACAATCGGGGCTTTTTTATGGAAAGCTATAGCAGTGCAAAGTTTGCAGAATTAGGCATTGATTTTCCATTCGTTCAAGACAATCATTCTTTATCTATGGAAACAGGTGTGTTACGAGGTCTGCATTATCAGTTGAACCCCAAGGCACAGACGAAGCTTGTTCGAGTTGCTGCTGGTGCAATTTACGATGTAGCGGTAGACATCCGCAAAGAATCCTCCACGTTTGGTCAATGGGTGGGAATTATCCTTAGTGAAGCTAATCAGCGCCAACTCCTTGTTTCTCAAGGCTTTGCACATGGTTTTTGTACGATTGTGCCCAATACGCAAGTGCTCTATAAAGTAGATGAGTATTACTCACCTGAATACGATAGGGGCATACTTTGGAGTGATCCTGCGCTCGGAATTGATTGGCCAACCTCTAAGCCTATTCTTTCCGACAAAGATCAAAAGCACCCGCTCCTCGTAGATGCGGAAATAAATTTTTAA